The following are encoded together in the Poseidonibacter lekithochrous genome:
- a CDS encoding FAD-dependent oxidoreductase: MPKYLEYDYVVVGAGIAGCATSYFLSEHSDSVLLVDKNEKVTFGASGAAGAFLSPLLGKDNAFKSLITKSLKFSTQFYKSLKNDLLTNCGVCRIPKNQEDRDKFESYKTSMDFEYEEMGDGYFFPIGSQVNPSDICEYLTKDINTKLNYEINDLKQNEDDNSWIINNEIKAKDIILTTGADTRLIKEKYFNIRAVWGQKIDVSSTSKPNINYHKECSISKAIPYKDDLYKVSLGATHHRFDCDKDICNYCVEVANINSCSRCYKSDMVDADSLKLISLANDIIPIDNVNVLDVKIGARASSLDYFPMVGKLVDSAKSIEAYPHILNGSFIKEENLKMIENLHVINGVGGRGFVLSPYLAKSLVDNIINEKELDSNITTYRLFKRWAKRLKNKKK; encoded by the coding sequence ATGCCTAAATATTTAGAATATGACTATGTTGTAGTTGGGGCTGGAATTGCTGGATGTGCTACATCTTATTTTTTATCAGAGCATTCAGATTCTGTCTTATTAGTGGATAAAAATGAAAAAGTTACATTTGGGGCTAGTGGTGCCGCTGGGGCTTTTTTATCTCCATTATTGGGTAAAGATAATGCTTTTAAATCTTTGATAACTAAATCTTTGAAATTCTCAACGCAGTTTTATAAAAGTCTAAAAAATGATTTACTTACAAATTGTGGAGTTTGTAGAATTCCTAAAAATCAAGAAGATAGAGATAAATTTGAATCATATAAAACTTCTATGGATTTTGAGTATGAAGAAATGGGTGATGGGTACTTTTTCCCTATTGGCTCTCAAGTTAATCCTAGTGATATTTGTGAATATCTAACAAAAGATATTAATACAAAATTAAATTATGAAATAAATGATTTAAAACAAAATGAAGATGATAATTCTTGGATTATCAATAATGAAATTAAAGCTAAAGATATTATTCTAACAACTGGTGCTGACACTCGATTAATTAAAGAGAAGTACTTTAATATTCGAGCTGTATGGGGACAAAAGATTGATGTCTCTAGTACTTCAAAACCTAATATAAACTATCATAAAGAGTGTTCAATTTCAAAGGCAATTCCTTATAAAGATGATTTATACAAAGTTTCCTTAGGCGCAACACATCATCGTTTTGATTGTGATAAAGATATATGTAATTACTGTGTGGAAGTTGCAAATATAAATAGTTGTTCTAGATGTTATAAATCTGATATGGTTGATGCTGATTCTTTAAAATTAATATCTTTAGCTAATGATATTATTCCTATTGATAACGTTAATGTTTTAGATGTAAAAATAGGTGCACGTGCTTCTAGTTTAGATTATTTCCCAATGGTTGGAAAACTAGTTGATTCAGCAAAAAGTATTGAAGCTTATCCTCATATTTTAAATGGTTCATTTATTAAAGAAGAGAATCTAAAAATGATAGAAAATCTTCATGTAATTAATGGAGTAGGGGGAAGAGGTTTTGTTCTTTCACCTTATTTAGCAAAAAGTTTAGTTGATAATATAATTAATGAAAAAGAATTAGATAGTAATATTACAACATATCGTTTATTTAAAAGATGGGCGAAAAGATTAAAAAATAAGAAAAAATAG
- a CDS encoding DnaJ C-terminal domain-containing protein: MAKSLYETLEVNENASADEIKKAYRKLARKYHPDVNKDPEAEEKFKEINAAYEVLSDAEKKQQYDQYGDSMFGGQNFHDFARGQGSNSNLDDILRQMFGQGGGAGFGQGGFGQGGFGGGFGGFDEPDLDTSAQITIPFDISVLGGKQHISLNNDSFDIKIPEGIKDGQKIRAKGKGKSYHGQQGDLILKINVAASPEYERDEDTLIKTFDLPLKTALFGGKIEIKTIHKDITLKVPQNTKQNQKFRVKGLGVLDRKAGEKGNLHLKANIILPKVDDLDEDLINMLQEKLPE, from the coding sequence ATGGCAAAAAGTTTATATGAAACACTTGAAGTAAATGAAAATGCTTCAGCTGATGAAATTAAAAAAGCTTATAGAAAATTAGCAAGAAAATATCACCCTGACGTGAATAAAGACCCAGAAGCAGAAGAAAAATTCAAAGAGATTAATGCAGCTTATGAAGTACTAAGTGATGCTGAGAAAAAACAACAATATGACCAATATGGTGATTCAATGTTTGGTGGACAAAACTTCCATGACTTCGCAAGAGGTCAAGGTTCAAACAGTAACTTAGATGATATCTTAAGACAAATGTTTGGTCAAGGTGGCGGTGCTGGCTTTGGTCAAGGAGGATTTGGTCAAGGCGGATTCGGTGGAGGATTTGGTGGTTTTGATGAACCAGATTTAGATACATCTGCTCAAATCACTATTCCATTTGATATTTCTGTTCTTGGTGGAAAACAACACATTTCATTAAATAATGATTCTTTTGATATTAAAATTCCAGAAGGAATTAAAGATGGTCAAAAAATTAGAGCAAAAGGTAAAGGAAAATCTTACCATGGACAACAAGGTGATTTAATTCTTAAGATTAATGTAGCTGCTTCTCCTGAATATGAAAGAGATGAAGATACACTTATTAAAACATTTGATTTACCTCTTAAAACTGCCCTATTTGGTGGTAAAATTGAAATTAAAACAATACATAAAGACATTACACTAAAAGTACCACAAAACACTAAACAAAACCAGAAGTTTAGAGTTAAAGGACTTGGAGTTCTAGATAGAAAAGCAGGAGAGAAAGGTAATCTACATCTTAAAGCAAATATCATCTTACCTAAAGTTGATGATTTAGATGAAGATTTAATCAATATGCTACAAGAGAAGCTTCCAGAATAA
- a CDS encoding heat shock protein transcriptional repressor HspR, whose product MEKNSYVEPVFLISAVAEILNIHPQTLRQYEREGLIKPSRTNGKIRLYSQKDIDHIKYVLTLTRELGVNLAGVDIILQLNKKIENLESEIHTYKTRIKNINNLAVVPDTKALVVQKTSFDIVIVESKEE is encoded by the coding sequence ATGGAAAAGAATAGTTACGTAGAACCTGTATTTTTAATCTCAGCAGTTGCTGAGATTCTAAATATCCATCCTCAAACATTGAGACAATATGAAAGAGAAGGTCTAATTAAACCATCAAGAACTAATGGGAAAATTAGATTATATTCACAAAAAGATATTGACCATATCAAATATGTTTTAACACTTACAAGAGAGTTAGGAGTTAATTTAGCAGGGGTTGATATTATCTTACAACTAAATAAAAAAATAGAAAATTTAGAGAGTGAAATTCACACTTATAAAACAAGAATAAAAAATATAAATAATTTAGCAGTAGTTCCCGATACAAAAGCTCTAGTAGTTCAAAAGACTTCTTTTGATATTGTTATTGTAGAATCAAAAGAGGAATAA
- the ftsZ gene encoding cell division protein FtsZ — protein MDNLFKVDDIKEQMPNKVLSDNVAKISVIGIGGGGCNMINHMIKEGSQKVDLIAANTDLQVLHISQAPKKIQLGIKLTKGLGAGMKPEIGRDSAVESYEEIKTALKGADIVFIAAGLGGGTGTGAAAIVAKAAKEIGALTVSVITKPFTWEGKKRAGLANLGLEELKKVSDSIIVVPNDRLLEIIDENVGMKDAFKIIDNILYQAVNGMSEVILNPGNSDINTDFADVKTIMQHRGMALMGIGKAKGENAAQRALEDAIESPLLDKMSLNGAKGILIHFNIHPQVSLFAINDVMGSINDRMDHNAEIIFGTTSDRTLETDEVKITIVATGFESKNDTDLESNDNNEEENKSNLSVDDDNYLDIPPLMRDYIVQHQI, from the coding sequence ATGGATAATTTATTTAAAGTAGATGATATAAAAGAACAAATGCCTAATAAGGTACTATCTGATAACGTAGCTAAAATTTCTGTTATTGGAATCGGTGGTGGTGGTTGTAATATGATTAACCACATGATCAAAGAAGGTTCTCAAAAAGTTGATTTAATAGCTGCAAATACTGACTTACAAGTATTACATATTTCTCAAGCTCCAAAGAAAATTCAATTAGGAATTAAACTTACTAAGGGTCTTGGTGCAGGAATGAAACCAGAAATTGGTAGAGATTCTGCAGTTGAGAGTTACGAAGAGATTAAAACAGCTCTTAAAGGTGCTGATATTGTATTTATTGCTGCTGGACTTGGTGGAGGTACTGGAACTGGTGCTGCTGCTATTGTTGCAAAAGCTGCCAAAGAAATCGGTGCTTTAACTGTATCTGTTATTACTAAACCATTTACTTGGGAAGGTAAAAAAAGAGCAGGTCTTGCAAATCTTGGACTTGAAGAGCTTAAGAAAGTAAGTGATTCAATTATTGTAGTACCTAATGATAGATTATTAGAAATTATTGATGAAAATGTAGGGATGAAAGATGCCTTTAAAATTATTGATAATATTCTTTACCAAGCTGTTAATGGAATGTCTGAGGTTATTCTAAACCCAGGTAATTCTGATATTAATACTGACTTTGCTGATGTTAAAACAATTATGCAGCATAGAGGTATGGCCTTAATGGGTATTGGTAAAGCAAAAGGTGAGAATGCGGCACAAAGAGCTTTAGAAGATGCTATTGAGTCTCCATTATTAGATAAAATGTCTTTAAATGGTGCTAAAGGTATTTTAATTCACTTTAATATACATCCTCAAGTTTCATTATTTGCTATTAATGATGTAATGGGTTCTATTAATGATAGAATGGATCACAATGCTGAAATTATTTTTGGTACTACTTCTGATAGAACATTAGAAACTGATGAAGTAAAAATTACTATTGTTGCAACTGGATTTGAATCTAAGAATGATACAGATTTAGAAAGTAATGATAATAATGAGGAAGAGAATAAATCTAATTTATCTGTAGATGATGATAATTATTTAGATATTCCACCTCTTATGAGAGATTATATCGTTCAACATCAAATTTAA
- the ftsA gene encoding cell division protein FtsA yields MNNTLLAIDIGSSTITAVIAKHDLEYNINILGTGIQNSEGINKGLIINIEEASKAIKNAVTLAKRNTTETIDESVVSISGNYTKSIRSSGSVNVPNGLITETEINQVMQMALYNATIVPEYEVVHVVPIFFKVDDSVDVNNPLNMNGSRLEVGVYIVTAKRTALTNIKSALKVSGIEESRFILDGYASAISVLDNQQRKFGTTVINMGSTTTEYVCYKGNSLIHNGFIPVGSNHITNDLSVMLHTPPLAAERIKTEYGSLTKDYTPNNELGVTKVKIPRIGDEDTHSEVALDYIQTIIHARVEEVLVLVRNQLKKSGILDNVTSGIVITGGMANLEGIRELADKIFDGTPISLSNPKNIKNGYLNFDEPGMSTIVGLLEYKLGLNRNYELDSSKHLVKPIRKEARIENKTIQNPQMNNNNEFNEQINYNQNTQPREEVHNKSQEIRKDDPTVLTPLSKEKKKGVSKFWSKISEWF; encoded by the coding sequence TTGAATAATACTCTTTTAGCAATTGATATTGGATCTTCAACTATCACAGCAGTGATTGCTAAACATGACCTAGAATATAATATAAATATTCTAGGGACTGGCATTCAGAATAGTGAAGGTATAAATAAAGGGTTAATTATTAATATTGAAGAGGCTTCTAAGGCAATAAAAAATGCTGTAACTTTAGCCAAAAGAAATACAACAGAAACTATTGATGAATCTGTTGTCTCAATATCTGGTAATTACACAAAAAGTATTAGAAGTTCAGGGTCAGTAAATGTACCTAATGGATTAATTACTGAAACTGAAATTAACCAAGTAATGCAAATGGCACTTTATAATGCCACTATCGTACCAGAATATGAAGTTGTTCATGTAGTACCTATTTTCTTCAAAGTAGATGATTCTGTTGATGTTAACAATCCTCTTAACATGAATGGTTCTAGATTAGAAGTTGGTGTATATATTGTAACAGCAAAAAGAACAGCATTAACTAATATTAAATCAGCACTTAAAGTTTCTGGAATTGAAGAATCAAGATTTATTTTAGATGGTTATGCTTCTGCTATTTCTGTACTTGATAATCAACAAAGAAAATTTGGTACTACAGTTATTAATATGGGTTCAACTACAACTGAATACGTTTGTTATAAAGGTAATTCTTTAATTCATAATGGATTTATACCTGTTGGATCAAATCATATTACTAATGACTTATCAGTTATGTTACATACTCCGCCATTAGCTGCTGAGAGAATAAAAACTGAATATGGATCTTTAACTAAAGATTATACTCCTAATAATGAATTAGGGGTAACTAAAGTAAAAATTCCAAGAATAGGTGATGAAGATACTCATTCTGAAGTTGCTTTAGATTATATTCAAACAATTATCCATGCTAGAGTTGAAGAAGTACTTGTATTAGTTCGAAACCAACTTAAAAAAAGTGGTATTTTAGATAATGTAACTTCTGGAATTGTTATCACTGGTGGTATGGCAAACTTAGAAGGTATTAGAGAATTAGCTGATAAAATTTTTGATGGAACTCCTATTTCTTTATCAAATCCAAAAAATATCAAAAATGGATATTTAAACTTTGATGAACCTGGTATGTCAACAATTGTTGGTTTATTAGAATACAAATTAGGATTAAATAGAAACTATGAGTTAGATTCTTCTAAGCATTTAGTTAAACCTATTAGAAAAGAGGCAAGAATTGAAAATAAAACAATTCAAAACCCTCAAATGAATAACAATAATGAGTTTAATGAACAGATTAATTATAATCAGAATACTCAACCAAGAGAAGAAGTACATAATAAGTCTCAAGAAATAAGAAAAGACGATCCTACGGTTTTAACGCCTCTTTCAAAAGAAAAGAAAAAAGGTGTTTCAAAATTCTGGAGCAAAATATCGGAGTGGTTTTAA
- a CDS encoding peptidylprolyl isomerase, translating to MITWMQKHKKWLVVTIWISTIAFVGAGFVGWGSYEYGKQGGVVAVVGDREVSVEEYQQEYSNLYDQYSRIFGESFNKEMADQLNLKDVAYKQVLQKNLILSYADSLGLDVTNEDVAKELVKYQAFLKNGKFDKPTYVKVLAQNRTKPVIFEESLKRGILLQKIQSLFVVNPNKVEIENLNKLLFVEDDINIKVLKASDIVVNPSEDEVKAYWEKNKLSYMSEVQYEVKTSKIAVVASNASDEDIKSHYTKFKTDYKKENGKIKSLEEAKSDILKDLDRKYSKKEALKKYIQVKKGKATLEDSASYAQNSLPFDSENNMKIVSAKVGTLIKPFLHDNTYVITQLVKKIDSKPLSFEAAKARVSAVYDGVAKNEKLNELAKKEVSTFKGTNIKKVTRESVDKITALNPQEAAKFLNELFSATNKEGLVNLDNKIVLFRVNASELGEYSESRNETVKSTLTQLQDQELMANLIKRLENTYEIQSSIDTKE from the coding sequence ATGATTACGTGGATGCAAAAGCACAAAAAGTGGCTAGTAGTTACTATCTGGATAAGTACAATAGCTTTTGTTGGAGCTGGCTTTGTTGGTTGGGGCTCATATGAATATGGCAAGCAAGGTGGAGTTGTAGCAGTTGTAGGTGATAGAGAAGTATCGGTAGAAGAGTACCAACAAGAGTATTCAAACCTTTATGATCAATATTCAAGAATTTTTGGTGAATCTTTTAATAAAGAGATGGCAGACCAATTAAATCTAAAAGATGTTGCATATAAACAAGTTTTACAAAAAAATCTTATTTTATCTTATGCTGATTCATTAGGTCTTGATGTAACAAATGAAGATGTTGCTAAAGAATTAGTAAAATATCAAGCTTTTTTAAAAAATGGAAAATTTGATAAACCTACTTACGTAAAAGTTCTTGCTCAAAACAGAACTAAACCGGTAATTTTTGAAGAGTCTTTAAAAAGAGGAATCTTATTACAAAAAATTCAAAGTTTATTTGTAGTTAACCCAAATAAAGTAGAGATTGAAAACTTAAACAAATTATTATTTGTTGAAGATGATATTAATATTAAAGTATTAAAAGCATCTGATATTGTTGTTAATCCTAGTGAAGATGAAGTAAAAGCTTATTGGGAAAAGAACAAATTATCTTATATGTCTGAAGTACAATATGAAGTGAAAACAAGTAAAATAGCAGTTGTTGCATCTAATGCTAGTGATGAAGATATTAAAAGTCACTATACTAAATTCAAAACTGATTATAAAAAAGAGAATGGGAAAATTAAATCTTTAGAAGAAGCAAAGTCTGATATCTTAAAAGATTTAGATAGAAAGTACTCTAAAAAAGAAGCTTTAAAAAAATACATTCAAGTTAAAAAAGGTAAAGCTACTTTAGAAGATAGTGCATCTTATGCTCAAAATTCTTTACCATTTGATTCTGAAAATAATATGAAAATTGTTTCTGCTAAAGTTGGAACTTTAATCAAACCATTTTTACATGACAATACTTATGTAATTACTCAATTAGTTAAAAAAATTGATTCTAAACCATTATCATTTGAAGCTGCAAAAGCTAGAGTTTCTGCTGTATACGATGGTGTTGCAAAAAATGAAAAATTAAATGAGTTAGCAAAAAAAGAAGTTAGTACTTTCAAGGGAACTAACATCAAAAAAGTTACAAGAGAATCTGTAGATAAAATCACAGCTTTAAATCCACAAGAAGCAGCAAAATTCTTAAATGAACTATTCTCTGCAACTAATAAAGAAGGTTTAGTTAACTTAGATAATAAAATTGTATTATTTAGAGTAAACGCTTCTGAATTAGGTGAATATTCAGAATCTAGAAATGAAACAGTTAAATCAACATTAACTCAGTTACAAGACCAAGAGTTAATGGCTAATTTAATTAAGAGATTAGAAAATACTTACGAAATTCAATCTTCTATAGATACAAAGGAATAA
- a CDS encoding AAA family ATPase encodes MADNQQEYKTFKLSGVLKKVLYQNDETKYIIAVLENNQKICGAYFDTDIEKIVGEEILLIGNWTTHKKYGVQFEFDTLELKEAEIFFFLTKIVKGIGKKFAHELLEKYDEEELVKILNEKPEELLQFKGIKEKKLKTIVSSWQKFKHLRELGSFLAQYGVTSNLITKIYSSLGEIDNLIEKIKKNPYMLINIKGIGFKRADEIAKALGLDPRSEFRIMACLNYTLKEYCDNNGNSSIDKFHLYKLLDESLRFNNEEVLYEEAVSKMLVEEEIFVTKENRYALSMLYHAEKRILEFFQRRENEQNKKIIAAFDTYLEKKQKTLGFDLSEEQKKAVELINDGHKTLFLIGYAGTGKSTSSRAILELLEEIVSYDDVMTIALSGIASQRISDTTGYNSSTIQSMLMKHKEKDFFPYKVILLDEASMVNSVTFYQIISKIDDDTIFIIVGDDGQLPAIGAGNILADAIKYELAPICKLTKIYRQNENQAIAVIANDIRKGEVPKYNEDYEDFKFYNVSISNYYAQKNSASSNDFADIRGENSTLILNNILNISSSYIQKYYDLIKAKEINKALTLFQVITPMKGGLLGVENLNMQLQKLFNHTKGMAYQTKLYEYKITDKVIHIKNENMRSQTMSMYKSGSTDFLEKRVFNGQLGLIIKLDFEEEKCIVLYPNDDMVVFYAFENISSLLSLAYCLTIHKTQGMEYENALIPMSFSHYIMHNTKLLYTAITRAKKMCFIVGEEEAFKSACKKLEITIRESVINDMLSKAKVPQRELLEEL; translated from the coding sequence ATGGCAGATAATCAGCAAGAATATAAAACTTTTAAACTCTCAGGAGTCCTTAAAAAAGTACTATACCAAAATGATGAAACAAAATATATTATTGCTGTTTTAGAAAACAATCAAAAAATTTGTGGAGCTTACTTTGATACTGACATTGAAAAAATTGTTGGTGAAGAAATTCTATTAATTGGTAATTGGACAACACATAAAAAATATGGGGTTCAATTTGAATTTGATACGTTAGAATTAAAAGAAGCAGAAATTTTCTTTTTCCTTACAAAAATTGTAAAAGGAATAGGCAAAAAATTTGCCCATGAATTATTAGAAAAATATGATGAAGAAGAACTTGTAAAAATACTAAACGAAAAACCTGAGGAGTTACTACAATTCAAAGGTATTAAAGAAAAAAAACTAAAAACTATTGTCTCATCATGGCAAAAATTCAAACATTTACGTGAATTAGGATCTTTCCTTGCCCAGTATGGCGTAACATCAAATTTAATTACAAAAATTTATTCTAGTTTAGGTGAAATAGATAACCTAATTGAGAAAATAAAAAAGAATCCATATATGCTTATTAATATAAAAGGTATTGGATTTAAAAGAGCAGATGAAATTGCAAAAGCCTTAGGACTTGACCCTCGAAGCGAATTTCGAATTATGGCTTGTTTGAATTATACTTTAAAAGAGTATTGTGATAACAATGGAAATTCATCTATTGATAAATTTCATTTATATAAACTTTTAGATGAATCATTAAGATTTAATAATGAAGAAGTTTTATATGAAGAAGCAGTATCAAAAATGCTTGTAGAAGAAGAAATTTTTGTGACTAAAGAGAATAGATATGCTTTATCTATGTTGTATCATGCTGAGAAAAGAATTTTAGAGTTTTTCCAAAGAAGAGAAAATGAACAAAATAAAAAAATCATTGCAGCCTTTGATACTTACTTAGAAAAGAAACAAAAAACACTAGGTTTTGATTTAAGTGAAGAACAGAAAAAAGCAGTTGAATTAATTAATGATGGACATAAAACACTTTTCCTAATAGGTTATGCAGGAACTGGTAAATCTACATCAAGTAGGGCTATATTAGAGCTACTTGAAGAGATAGTATCTTATGATGATGTTATGACTATAGCTTTAAGTGGTATTGCTTCTCAGAGAATCTCTGATACTACAGGATATAACTCTTCTACAATTCAATCAATGCTTATGAAACATAAAGAGAAAGATTTTTTTCCTTATAAAGTAATACTTCTAGATGAAGCCTCAATGGTTAACTCTGTTACTTTCTATCAAATAATTTCAAAAATTGATGATGATACTATTTTTATAATCGTAGGTGATGATGGACAGTTACCTGCTATTGGTGCGGGTAATATTCTTGCTGATGCAATTAAATATGAATTAGCTCCAATTTGTAAATTAACAAAGATTTATAGACAAAATGAAAATCAAGCAATTGCAGTTATTGCAAATGATATTAGAAAAGGGGAAGTTCCTAAATATAATGAAGATTATGAAGACTTTAAATTTTATAATGTTTCAATATCAAATTATTATGCTCAAAAAAACTCTGCTTCTTCTAATGATTTTGCTGATATTAGAGGTGAAAACTCAACTTTGATTTTAAATAATATCTTAAATATTTCATCTTCATATATTCAAAAATATTATGATTTAATTAAAGCAAAAGAGATTAACAAAGCTCTAACACTATTTCAAGTAATTACGCCTATGAAGGGTGGTTTACTAGGGGTTGAGAACTTAAATATGCAATTGCAAAAGTTATTTAATCATACAAAAGGTATGGCATATCAAACAAAACTTTATGAGTATAAGATCACTGACAAAGTAATTCATATTAAAAATGAAAATATGCGTTCACAAACAATGAGTATGTATAAAAGTGGCTCTACGGACTTCTTAGAAAAAAGAGTATTTAATGGACAACTAGGTCTTATTATCAAGCTTGATTTTGAAGAAGAAAAATGTATAGTTTTATACCCAAATGATGATATGGTCGTATTTTATGCTTTTGAAAATATCTCATCTTTATTATCTTTAGCTTATTGTTTAACTATTCATAAAACACAAGGTATGGAGTATGAAAATGCTTTAATTCCTATGAGTTTTTCTCATTATATTATGCATAATACAAAACTACTTTATACCGCAATTACTAGAGCTAAAAAAATGTGTTTTATAGTTGGAGAAGAAGAAGCCTTCAAAAGCGCATGTAAAAAACTAGAAATAACTATTCGAGAATCTGTCATAAACGATATGCTAAGTAAAGCAAAGGTACCACAAAGAGAACTATTAGAGGAATTATAA
- the arsC gene encoding arsenate reductase (glutaredoxin) (This arsenate reductase requires both glutathione and glutaredoxin to convert arsenate to arsenite, after which the efflux transporter formed by ArsA and ArsB can extrude the arsenite from the cell, providing resistance.), with product MQDITIWHNAKCSKSRNAINLLEEKNINADVVKYLESTPSAEEIKNVLALLGMSAKELMRKGETVYKDLGLDEVNDEAKLIETMAQNPILIERPIIIRGNKAVIARPIENLEELLK from the coding sequence ATGCAAGATATTACTATTTGGCATAATGCAAAATGTTCAAAATCAAGAAATGCAATAAACTTATTAGAAGAAAAAAATATTAATGCAGATGTAGTAAAATATTTAGAATCAACTCCAAGTGCTGAAGAGATTAAAAATGTATTAGCTTTACTTGGAATGAGTGCAAAAGAGTTAATGAGAAAAGGTGAAACAGTTTACAAAGACTTAGGTCTTGATGAGGTAAATGATGAAGCTAAACTTATTGAAACAATGGCTCAAAATCCAATTTTAATTGAAAGACCAATTATTATTAGAGGAAATAAAGCTGTAATTGCAAGACCAATTGAAAACTTAGAAGAGTTATTAAAATAA